A DNA window from Acetobacter aceti NBRC 14818 contains the following coding sequences:
- a CDS encoding efflux RND transporter periplasmic adaptor subunit: MRLLSLVLALLPLSTATPGPATATDRTPLYYQDPDGKPAYSANPKKTSEGRDYVPVYADGSQGSGAASSRSSGPSARSADRGRVLFYRNPMGLPDTSPVPKKDAMGMAYLPVYENEIRDAGTVFVPPGRLQILGVRTSVAAVQPVLNRSVHATGIAQFDERRIALVTSRVGGWVEHLDIAATGDPVWRGQVMAEIYAPDLVASEQEYLIATSLDPAMATAALERLRSLGAPETEIARLRRTRHAVRHIPVVAPADGVVTEKMAVEGARVGPDQPLYRTAATAPIWLIAEVQEQDLGAVRVGQQAHASLVAFPGRRFDGTVDFLYPSVSTETRTGRIRIVLPNADSVLRAGMYADIAIDVPASMAGPVLVVPSSSVIDSGTRQVVLVETGEGRFAPRSVRVGARGNDEAQILDGLKAGESVVVGANFLIDSESNLRAALQAFTVPDSKPARAGSAGR; the protein is encoded by the coding sequence GTGCGTCTTCTGTCCCTGGTCCTGGCGTTGCTCCCGCTTTCGACCGCTACGCCAGGACCGGCGACGGCGACTGACCGAACGCCACTCTATTACCAGGATCCGGACGGCAAGCCCGCCTATTCCGCCAATCCGAAGAAGACGTCGGAGGGTCGGGATTATGTTCCGGTCTATGCTGACGGGTCACAGGGGTCTGGTGCCGCGTCCTCGCGATCCTCCGGTCCCTCGGCCCGGTCGGCGGATCGTGGCCGGGTGCTATTTTATCGCAATCCCATGGGGCTGCCCGACACTTCGCCGGTGCCGAAGAAAGATGCCATGGGGATGGCGTACCTCCCTGTCTATGAGAACGAGATCCGGGATGCGGGAACGGTTTTTGTGCCGCCCGGTCGTTTGCAGATCCTCGGCGTGCGGACTTCCGTTGCCGCAGTGCAGCCGGTGCTGAACCGCAGCGTGCATGCCACCGGCATTGCCCAGTTCGATGAACGGCGCATCGCCTTGGTGACAAGCAGGGTCGGCGGCTGGGTCGAGCATCTCGATATCGCTGCCACAGGCGATCCTGTCTGGCGTGGCCAGGTCATGGCCGAAATCTACGCGCCGGATCTGGTTGCATCCGAGCAGGAATATCTGATTGCCACCAGTTTGGACCCGGCTATGGCAACGGCCGCGCTGGAGCGCCTGCGCTCTCTTGGGGCGCCTGAGACCGAAATCGCGCGGCTGCGACGCACCCGGCATGCCGTGCGGCACATCCCGGTCGTTGCGCCGGCGGACGGGGTCGTGACCGAAAAGATGGCGGTGGAGGGCGCGCGCGTCGGGCCGGATCAACCGCTGTACCGGACGGCGGCGACCGCACCGATCTGGCTGATTGCCGAAGTGCAGGAGCAGGATCTGGGCGCGGTGCGGGTCGGTCAGCAGGCGCACGCCAGCCTTGTCGCCTTTCCCGGTCGTCGCTTCGACGGAACCGTCGATTTCCTCTATCCGAGCGTCTCCACCGAGACGCGAACCGGACGTATCCGGATCGTGTTGCCGAATGCGGATAGTGTGCTGCGGGCAGGCATGTATGCCGATATCGCGATCGATGTCCCTGCGTCCATGGCGGGGCCGGTGCTGGTCGTGCCGTCCTCGTCGGTTATCGACAGCGGCACCCGTCAGGTTGTGCTGGTCGAAACGGGGGAGGGCCGTTTTGCACCCCGTTCGGTGCGCGTCGGCGCGCGTGGCAATGACGAGGCTCAGATCCTGGATGGCCTGAAGGCGGGGGAAAGCGTGGTGGTCGGCGCCAACTTTCTGATCGATTCCGAAAGTAATCTGCGCGCCGCCCTACAGGCCTTTACCGTGCCGGACAGCAAGCCTGCCCGGGCAGGGAGTGCCGGTCGATGA
- a CDS encoding TolC family protein → MATRRNRDAAGRLLLAAAALIVSSGAARAAEGPPGATVESLLALGERLNPAVRAAGLDTTAAAAQAEAAGALDDPVLTENYQNYHSGGLFSMNFITISQTFPLWGKRDLRHRAALSEVDAARGRERAAQDELDAQIKIAFARYYAFTRALVVNRQIQTLARKMRQATMVRYGQGDGAQSGVIQAQEEETNTVIEASRLEAERESAAAQLNALLARPPGAPLAEPMRLRPIPAVLPRVESLLDRARSGNGAVHANSAAIDEAESRRRLAERAWYPDVTVGGGPVVQTNAPTGFSAMVSLSIPVQFGAKRADEDAQTARLDAAERRRDGTMATIQAALAEALARLKAARDVESLLRRQRMPQADALSRTTLASYSQGHGDLAAAIAAEHQMHDTELELLRTETDEQTELATIERLIGGDL, encoded by the coding sequence ATGGCAACCCGGCGGAACCGTGACGCGGCGGGGCGCCTGCTCCTGGCTGCGGCTGCTCTTATCGTTTCATCCGGGGCTGCTCGTGCGGCTGAAGGGCCGCCGGGTGCCACCGTAGAGAGCCTGCTCGCGCTCGGCGAGCGCCTGAACCCCGCGGTGCGGGCCGCCGGACTCGATACGACCGCCGCTGCGGCCCAGGCGGAAGCGGCCGGTGCGCTGGACGATCCGGTGCTGACGGAGAATTACCAGAATTATCACTCCGGCGGCCTGTTCAGCATGAACTTCATCACGATCTCGCAAACTTTCCCGCTCTGGGGAAAGCGGGATCTGCGTCATCGTGCGGCGCTGTCCGAGGTGGACGCGGCGCGCGGCCGGGAGCGGGCCGCCCAGGACGAACTCGACGCGCAGATCAAAATTGCCTTCGCGCGCTATTACGCTTTTACCCGCGCGCTGGTGGTCAACCGGCAGATCCAGACGCTCGCCCGCAAGATGCGGCAGGCGACCATGGTGCGCTACGGCCAGGGCGACGGTGCCCAATCGGGCGTGATCCAGGCCCAGGAGGAGGAGACGAACACCGTCATCGAGGCGAGCCGGCTGGAGGCCGAGCGAGAGTCCGCCGCCGCCCAACTGAATGCGCTGCTGGCCCGCCCCCCGGGCGCCCCATTGGCCGAGCCCATGCGGCTACGTCCGATCCCAGCGGTTCTGCCGCGCGTGGAGAGCTTGCTCGACCGGGCGCGCAGCGGGAATGGCGCCGTCCATGCGAACAGCGCGGCAATCGACGAGGCGGAAAGCCGGAGACGGCTGGCCGAGCGGGCCTGGTATCCCGATGTGACGGTCGGCGGCGGCCCGGTCGTGCAGACCAATGCCCCGACGGGATTCAGCGCCATGGTCTCGCTGAGCATCCCCGTGCAGTTCGGTGCCAAGCGCGCCGACGAAGACGCGCAGACCGCGCGCCTTGATGCCGCCGAGCGCCGTCGCGACGGAACGATGGCGACCATCCAGGCAGCCTTGGCCGAAGCCTTGGCCCGCCTCAAGGCGGCGCGCGATGTGGAGAGCCTCCTCCGTCGCCAGCGTATGCCGCAGGCGGACGCGCTCTCGCGGACGACGCTGGCCAGCTACAGCCAGGGGCATGGCGATCTCGCGGCAGCGATCGCGGCGGAACATCAGATGCACGACACCGAGCTGGAGCTTCTCCGGACCGAGACCGACGAACAGACGGAACTGGCCACCATCGAGCGCCTGATCGGGGGTGATCTGTGA
- a CDS encoding FixH family protein, with protein sequence MRTYLIAGALALASCVVVTGAFVSPTFAAATDYRFEAAGKQAHLSGDKAVMIVRLVHVPDGKPVMDAVIFESKADMSPMGMATMTSPTTIEPASGDGLYRIDLDAGAPGPWAITLAAKVQGETETVRGSVVVTLEK encoded by the coding sequence ATGCGTACATATCTGATCGCGGGTGCGTTGGCGCTCGCCTCCTGCGTCGTCGTGACCGGTGCCTTTGTGTCACCGACATTCGCGGCAGCGACGGATTATCGTTTCGAGGCTGCCGGCAAGCAGGCACATCTGAGCGGTGACAAGGCTGTCATGATCGTGCGGCTTGTGCATGTGCCCGACGGCAAGCCGGTCATGGACGCCGTCATCTTCGAGAGCAAGGCCGACATGAGCCCCATGGGCATGGCGACGATGACCTCGCCCACGACCATCGAGCCGGCGTCAGGCGATGGGCTCTATCGTATCGACCTCGATGCCGGTGCTCCCGGCCCGTGGGCGATCACGCTCGCGGCCAAGGTGCAGGGTGAAACCGAGACGGTGCGCGGTTCCGTTGTTGTCACGCTGGAGAAATAG
- a CDS encoding SHOCT domain-containing protein has protein sequence MALKTVGTMPTSSWFVRIAMAGRIIASWEAVMMTNCMQGMGWGMGLFGLLTLIVLVLAIAALVKYLWCAEGWRTRIGRVPSADRTFK, from the coding sequence TTGGCATTGAAAACAGTCGGGACAATGCCAACGTCGTCATGGTTCGTGCGGATCGCCATGGCGGGCCGCATCATTGCCTCATGGGAGGCCGTCATGATGACAAACTGCATGCAGGGCATGGGATGGGGCATGGGCCTGTTCGGCCTGCTCACGCTGATCGTGCTCGTGCTCGCGATCGCGGCACTGGTCAAGTATCTGTGGTGCGCGGAGGGATGGAGGACGCGGATCGGCCGAGTCCCTTCCGCAGATCGGACATTCAAGTGA
- a CDS encoding MerR family DNA-binding protein: protein MRSPHVAKNDVIARTHLAEIDGKMRDLQALRRELVAMIGQCHHGTVADCRIIEALAPRQ, encoded by the coding sequence ATGCGTTCCCCGCACGTCGCGAAGAACGACGTCATCGCCCGCACGCATCTGGCGGAGATCGACGGCAAGATGCGTGACTTGCAGGCCCTGCGTCGGGAACTGGTCGCGATGATCGGGCAATGCCACCATGGCACCGTCGCCGACTGCCGTATCATTGAGGCGTTGGCACCGCGTCAGTGA
- a CDS encoding DMT family transporter — protein MNRIGILFALLSAILFGASTPFAKLLLGSVDPWMMAGLLYLGSGIGLAAVHLLRWMRGRPVAEAPLRRGDLPWLALVILAGGIAGPLLLMLGLARTDAASASLLLNLEGLATMGIAWIVFRENVDRRLLLGAFAILSGAALLSWQGHAMLDQGALFIAAACLCWGIDNNLTGKLSAADPMQIAMLKGLVAGTVNLLLAFGRGGVLPTVGGLGAAGAVGFMGYGVSLVLFVLALRHLGAARTGAYFSLAPFVGALLAVVVLHDPLSLRLLIAGGLMGFGLWLHLSERHDHEHAHEAMEHEHRHRHDEHHQHAHGPGDPTGEPHTHRHRHMPMVHRHPHYPDLHHRHGHAH, from the coding sequence ATGAACCGCATTGGCATCCTTTTCGCATTATTGTCCGCGATCCTGTTTGGAGCCAGCACACCGTTCGCCAAGCTTCTCCTTGGCTCCGTCGATCCGTGGATGATGGCCGGGCTGCTCTATCTCGGTTCCGGGATCGGTCTGGCGGCGGTGCATCTGTTGCGCTGGATGCGTGGACGCCCCGTTGCGGAAGCGCCGTTGCGGCGTGGGGACTTGCCCTGGTTGGCGTTGGTGATCCTGGCGGGTGGGATTGCCGGCCCATTGCTGTTGATGCTGGGGCTGGCGCGCACCGACGCGGCCAGCGCGTCGCTGTTGCTCAATCTCGAAGGGCTGGCGACGATGGGGATTGCCTGGATCGTATTCCGCGAGAACGTGGACCGGCGGCTTCTGCTGGGCGCCTTCGCCATTCTCTCGGGCGCCGCGTTATTATCATGGCAGGGGCATGCGATGCTTGACCAGGGCGCCCTGTTCATCGCAGCGGCCTGCCTGTGCTGGGGGATCGACAACAACTTGACCGGCAAACTTTCTGCGGCCGATCCGATGCAGATCGCAATGCTCAAGGGGCTGGTCGCAGGGACGGTCAATCTTCTGCTGGCGTTCGGGAGGGGCGGTGTCCTGCCGACTGTCGGGGGACTCGGCGCCGCTGGAGCCGTGGGGTTCATGGGTTACGGGGTGAGCCTTGTCCTGTTCGTGCTGGCCCTGCGCCATCTCGGTGCCGCGCGCACGGGGGCCTATTTCTCGCTTGCGCCGTTCGTCGGCGCGCTGCTGGCGGTTGTGGTGCTCCACGATCCCTTGTCGCTGAGGTTGCTGATCGCCGGCGGCCTGATGGGTTTCGGGTTGTGGCTCCACCTGTCGGAGCGCCACGATCACGAGCATGCGCACGAGGCCATGGAACATGAGCACCGGCATCGCCATGACGAACACCATCAGCATGCGCACGGGCCTGGCGATCCGACGGGCGAACCGCACACGCATCGGCACCGGCACATGCCGATGGTCCATCGGCATCCGCATTATCCCGACCTGCATCATCGGCACGGCCACGCTCACTGA
- a CDS encoding GDCCVxC domain-containing (seleno)protein, giving the protein MIRPASLLTCPACGQQSLETMPTDACQFFYDCPHCGVVLKPKPGDCCVFCSYGDVPCPPVQEHGRLACCGDGST; this is encoded by the coding sequence ATGATTCGGCCTGCCTCGCTTCTGACCTGTCCCGCATGTGGCCAGCAATCACTGGAAACCATGCCGACCGATGCCTGCCAGTTCTTTTACGATTGCCCACATTGTGGCGTCGTCTTGAAACCGAAGCCGGGGGATTGCTGCGTCTTCTGCTCCTATGGCGACGTTCCTTGCCCGCCGGTTCAGGAACATGGGCGACTGGCATGCTGCGGAGACGGTTCGACATAG
- a CDS encoding MerR family transcriptional regulator, producing MVAITIGKLASETGVHLETVRYYERIGLIPAPRRARNGYRHYRAEDVRRLSFVRRARDLGFDIEEIRTLLALAEPGLPSCDEVRTLAIAHLGDIQSKISDLQRLASLLTTSIEQCRESEALTCPVLDMLGASAIGSTPNP from the coding sequence ATGGTCGCCATCACGATCGGCAAGCTGGCATCGGAAACCGGCGTTCATCTGGAGACGGTGCGCTACTATGAGCGCATCGGCCTCATTCCCGCGCCGCGAAGGGCGCGTAATGGCTATCGCCATTATCGGGCCGAGGATGTCAGGCGCCTGTCATTCGTCCGACGCGCGCGGGATCTTGGTTTCGACATCGAGGAAATCAGAACCCTGCTCGCCTTGGCAGAACCCGGCCTACCCTCCTGCGACGAGGTCAGAACACTCGCCATAGCTCATCTGGGCGACATCCAGAGCAAGATCTCCGACCTGCAACGGCTCGCATCGCTCCTGACAACAAGCATCGAACAATGCCGTGAGTCGGAGGCCCTGACTTGCCCGGTGCTCGATATGCTGGGTGCCTCTGCGATCGGAAGCACGCCCAACCCGTGA
- a CDS encoding MerR family transcriptional regulator, with protein sequence MPGYKIGELAERTRTNAPTIRYYEEIGLLPRPERQEGNQRRYAEDDVRRLTFIRRCRAFGFSIDQVRALVELVQDRTRSCAEARDLAHTHLMDVRAKLRELKALEKSIAGFVATCDAQCAGGPGSECVILDELATIEPAGNRACCESAV encoded by the coding sequence ATGCCCGGATACAAGATCGGCGAGTTGGCCGAGCGCACCCGTACCAATGCCCCCACGATCCGCTATTATGAAGAGATCGGCCTGCTTCCACGTCCGGAACGACAGGAAGGCAATCAGCGGCGTTATGCTGAAGACGATGTTCGACGGCTTACCTTCATTCGGCGCTGCCGGGCGTTTGGCTTTTCGATCGATCAGGTTCGGGCATTGGTCGAATTGGTACAGGACCGTACGCGATCCTGTGCGGAAGCCCGCGACCTCGCGCATACTCACCTGATGGACGTCCGGGCGAAGTTGCGCGAATTGAAGGCGCTCGAGAAAAGCATCGCCGGGTTCGTCGCGACCTGCGACGCACAATGCGCCGGCGGTCCCGGCTCCGAGTGCGTGATTCTTGACGAACTTGCCACCATCGAGCCGGCGGGGAACCGCGCATGCTGCGAAAGTGCGGTCTGA
- a CDS encoding cation transporter has translation MNSTPPNDMAGTLRRVISLVGLLNLAYFGIEFTVALAIGSVSLFADSVDFLEDASVNFLIVAALGWTARSRARVGMALAAILLVPALATLWTAWQKFNLPTPPQPLVLSVTGLGALVVNFSCALMLTRYRYHAGSLTRAAFLSARNDVLANIAIIVAGLVTAFLWHAAWPDLLVGLGIAAMNADAAREVWQAARNEHRAAA, from the coding sequence ATGAATTCCACACCACCGAACGACATGGCCGGCACCCTGCGACGGGTCATCTCTCTCGTGGGACTTCTGAATCTTGCCTATTTTGGCATCGAATTCACGGTAGCGCTTGCCATCGGCTCGGTCTCCCTGTTCGCGGATAGCGTCGATTTCCTGGAAGACGCCTCCGTCAATTTCCTGATCGTAGCGGCACTCGGCTGGACGGCGCGCAGCCGGGCGCGGGTCGGAATGGCCCTTGCCGCTATCCTGCTGGTTCCGGCGCTCGCGACGCTCTGGACCGCATGGCAAAAATTCAATCTTCCGACACCGCCCCAGCCGCTCGTCCTGTCGGTGACAGGATTGGGGGCGCTTGTGGTAAATTTCTCCTGTGCGCTCATGCTGACCCGCTATCGCTATCATGCAGGCAGTCTGACGCGCGCTGCCTTCCTGTCGGCGCGCAACGACGTGCTGGCCAATATCGCGATCATCGTCGCAGGCCTGGTCACGGCCTTTCTGTGGCACGCCGCATGGCCGGACCTACTTGTCGGGCTCGGTATCGCCGCGATGAACGCCGACGCCGCCCGCGAAGTCTGGCAGGCCGCGCGCAATGAGCACCGCGCGGCAGCATAG
- a CDS encoding YnfA family protein produces the protein MLPFIIYVVAGFAEIGGCFAFWSWLRLGRSPLVLVPGMVSLVLFAFLLTRIDTDTAGRAYAAYGGVYITASLMWMRLVEGRTPDRWEIVGALVCLGGASLILFAPRT, from the coding sequence GTGCTACCTTTCATCATCTATGTCGTCGCGGGTTTTGCAGAGATCGGCGGATGCTTCGCCTTCTGGAGCTGGCTCCGGCTGGGGCGTTCGCCGCTGGTTCTCGTTCCGGGCATGGTGTCGCTGGTCCTGTTCGCCTTTCTGCTGACCCGTATCGATACGGATACGGCGGGGCGGGCCTATGCAGCCTATGGCGGCGTCTACATCACCGCCTCGCTCATGTGGATGCGACTGGTCGAGGGGCGCACCCCGGACCGGTGGGAGATTGTTGGTGCCCTAGTGTGCCTCGGCGGGGCCAGCCTGATCCTGTTCGCGCCCCGGACGTAA
- a CDS encoding cation diffusion facilitator family transporter, which produces MNRTIKTAWGTLAVSLVVLALKLAAYWMTGSIALYSDALETIVNVAAAVGALIALWVSAQPADANHPYGHQKAEYLSAIIEGGLVLATAILIFQEAWIGWQHPKAPDTPLLGLALNGSAGVINLFWALLLIRNGKQWKSPALVAGGRHILTDVWTTIAVLIAFALIPVTGWLRLDPAIGGLVAVNILWAGYGVVREAVAGLMDEVSDPELISRLDRTIAGNASGAIEAHDVRARVAGNTTFIEFHLVVPTGMTVGRAHEICDHIEHALRTQLGQAVINIHIEPEEKAKHGDVIILDRHAHVKNREELI; this is translated from the coding sequence ATGAACCGCACCATAAAGACCGCATGGGGCACACTTGCCGTCAGTCTGGTCGTTCTGGCCCTGAAGCTTGCCGCCTACTGGATGACGGGCAGCATCGCGCTTTACTCGGATGCGCTGGAAACAATCGTCAATGTAGCGGCCGCCGTCGGCGCGCTTATCGCCCTGTGGGTCAGCGCACAACCCGCAGACGCAAACCATCCCTATGGCCACCAGAAAGCGGAATATCTGAGCGCGATCATCGAGGGTGGCCTCGTGCTCGCAACGGCAATTCTGATCTTCCAGGAAGCCTGGATCGGCTGGCAGCACCCGAAAGCACCGGACACGCCGCTTCTGGGCTTGGCCCTGAATGGCAGCGCCGGGGTTATAAACCTGTTCTGGGCGCTGCTACTGATCCGCAATGGCAAGCAGTGGAAGTCGCCCGCGCTCGTCGCGGGCGGCCGGCACATCCTGACGGACGTCTGGACGACCATTGCGGTCCTGATCGCTTTTGCGCTGATCCCGGTGACTGGTTGGCTCCGGCTTGACCCGGCCATCGGCGGCCTGGTCGCAGTCAATATCCTTTGGGCAGGTTATGGTGTCGTGCGGGAAGCCGTCGCCGGGCTGATGGATGAAGTCTCCGATCCCGAATTGATTTCACGCCTGGACCGGACGATCGCAGGGAATGCATCAGGGGCGATCGAAGCCCACGACGTGCGGGCGCGTGTCGCGGGCAACACGACATTCATTGAATTTCATCTCGTGGTCCCGACGGGGATGACCGTCGGCAGGGCGCATGAGATCTGCGACCACATCGAGCACGCACTCAGGACACAGCTCGGGCAGGCTGTGATCAACATTCACATCGAGCCCGAGGAGAAGGCGAAGCATGGCGACGTCATCATTCTGGACCGACACGCACACGTCAAAAATCGCGAAGAACTGATTTAG
- a CDS encoding MerR family transcriptional regulator, with translation MFSIGKLSGSTGVKVPTIRYYEQIGILEEPDRSEGGQRVYGEEAKERLSFIRHARELGFSLDEIRELLDLADDPNQNCMAAYEIAKRQLIEVRNRIARLTALQGELQRMLDQCSCNTIGTCRIIQVLSDHSLCTSEHLGTEAGCKAS, from the coding sequence ATGTTCAGTATCGGAAAATTATCCGGGTCAACTGGCGTCAAGGTGCCGACCATCCGCTATTACGAGCAGATCGGCATCCTTGAGGAGCCCGACCGAAGTGAAGGAGGGCAGCGTGTCTATGGAGAGGAAGCAAAAGAGCGCCTGAGTTTTATTCGCCATGCGCGGGAACTTGGATTTTCACTAGATGAAATCCGTGAATTACTAGATCTTGCTGACGATCCCAATCAAAACTGTATGGCCGCATATGAGATAGCAAAACGCCAATTGATCGAGGTCAGGAACCGTATTGCCCGCCTGACGGCTCTCCAGGGCGAATTGCAACGCATGTTGGATCAGTGTTCATGCAACACAATCGGGACCTGTCGGATCATTCAGGTCCTGAGCGATCATTCTTTATGCACGTCAGAACATCTCGGCACGGAGGCAGGGTGCAAAGCGTCGTAA